The DNA sequence CAAATGGGCCAGTAATTATTACAACAAATTCAACGACTAGATGGTGTAATATCAACAGAGACAATAATTGTTGCAAGCTCAGGGATTAGTCATCAAAGCTTCTCAAATTTGTGCCCACTCCAGGTTTAAGGCCTCCAAGACTTAGATCACCTTAAAAGAATTCGTATTGGACGATTTTAACTTTACTAGTGTGgatattaattataggatttaAAAacgtatattttgttattttaactaTCTATTTCGCTTGTTTAAAATCTCTCCATGATATAATGTTTTTGGTTTAGGGACAAATGATCTTATTCTTTTTGTCTTAGGATTATGTTGCTGCCCATTAAAATCGatctttgactattttttattcgCCAACATGTCACTTAATGGACACCTAGCGTCCACATCAGTAATGTTAAGTGTCACATATGTTTCATACGTTAAATTTGGTGAAGGGAGATGACGGAGGGACCGCCATGAATAAGGGTGGAAAATGGGTTAATCCAACCCCCCTACTTAGTGAGGTGGTTCCAAATTTCTACTATGCCCTGCCTAATAGTttaaaccattaaatattaaaaaatatataactctacaaacattttaataaatttaaaatttttaaagacaaaaaaatttataatttctaaattcacaaacattaaagtctttataattttaagagtaaagtatcatttttgtttccaatgtttggggtaagtttcaagttgttcctaacgtttcaatcatcatatttaagtccctaacgttttaaaactgACTTAATGTTGTCTTGTCGTTagggatctgttaacagaattgacagtgggacaaaattgaaatgtttttgaaacgttagggacttaaataggatgaaaacgttggggaaaaaaatgatacatagaaataaattttaattttatccttaaataatatcaattttttactatacgtagtattcaattattttttaatcacatctaagtaaattatacttaatcatattacttttattttaaataaattagtttttttataattttactcttaaagaattttagttatcatgaaatgtttgtagaatgactagtatataaacttgaagaaaagaaaaaaatatatacaataaaatataaattatactttttgtctctaatgtatcaaaattctttaaaattataagagaataaatttatttaaaatgaaagtaatgtgattaagtataatttatttagatgtaattaaaaaataattgagtactctgtacagtaaaaaattaatattattgaaagataaaattaaattaaaatttatttttatgtatcttttttgtccctaacgttttcgtcctatttaagtctctaacgtttcaaaatcgtctcaattttgtcccgccgtcaattctgttaacggatccttaacggcaggacaacattgagtcaattttaaaacgttaggaacataaataggacgattgaaacgttaaggacaactttaggacttacccaaacgttggggacaaaaacgatactttattctaattttaaatatctaataaatataattattacccAAATTTTTGAAGCAAAATAATAGAATGGTGAGTCTGTCATGTCCCGCCGAAACTCGCCAAAACCCATAAGTTAGACAGTGCAAGTTaagctgattttttttattatggcgGTCTCCAATTTCTAACCCAACCTGCCTATTTCAGTGAGTTATGCAATCTGACCGAGTGAATTTTGGTCTGTTTGCCACTCTTAGTCATGACTCACGAAATCTAGATGAGTCTATTTTTttcggatttggatcctctaaagtttgaattttactttagagaataaagtatgATTTTATActcttgaatagtttctcttttatatttattcttgtttcacctatgaaataaatagtgagagatcacactttattctctaaaaaaatttaaactttacagaatacaaatctattttttttttcacagtgaTCGCCTTCTCCTATTTTAAAATGGATCGGGTGGGGTGTTTCTTGTGAATAAAAACAAGGGTTGATCTTTGGGCCTCTCCCTCTTCATACTACGGGCTTGATAAATATTCTGGGCCTCAAACTAAATTTTTGTCCAAAACAAAAGACTACACCTATAATTACCAACTTACCCCGAGATCCAACGAAGTCATGGTGTTCGTGAGATCATAGCAAAGTCGGTTAACTCACCAGCGATCATATATCCGCGGAAGTTAGGGTTAGGGTTCCGATCATCTCCACAACAATACAATTCAAAGCAACAAAAACTACTTCAATCCCCAAATTTGTAAAAAGAAACCTCCCAAAAATGCATCCCAAATCGCACCAATTCTTCGTCCAATTGCCGGAGCTCCAAATCCCCTCCCAATCCGTAACGGTGTCCTCCGCCGCCACCCATAACGAAATCCACTCTCTTTCCCATCTCAAACGCTCTCTTCTCCCCAAATCACAATACTCATCCTTCTTCTACTTCACCCTCAATGGCAAAACTCTCCCCGACGAAACCCTTCTCTCCAGCTCCCAAATCCCCCCATTCTCAAACCTCCTCCTCCGATCTCGCCTCCTCGGCGGCGGAGGGGATGGCGGAGCCACTGGCGCAGAGTCCCGCGATTGCTACCTGAATATGTACGCCGTCAAGAAGCCCGACAAGGTTGACCCGAACGAGCAGAGGCTGTCCAAGTGGCTCAATTGCGCTCTCTCGAACGAGCCTCTGACAGAGCCCTGCGTCATCGACAAGCTTGGAAACATCTTCAACAAGGAATCACTGGTCGAGGCCTTGATCGGGAAGAAGCTCCCCAAAGAATTCGGCCACATAAAGGGCTTGAAGGACATGATCAAGGTTCATCTCTCTGTGATTCCTGGTGTTGGTAATATGGGTAGTGGTGCTAGGTTTCAGTGCCCGGTTGCTGGGCTTGAATTCAATGGAAAGTATAAATTTTTCGCCTTGAGGAATTGTGGGCATGTTCTGAGTGCCAAGGCGTTGAAGGAGGTAAAGTCGTCGACCTGTTTGGTTTGTCATTCAGAGTTTCGGGAAGGGGATAAGATTCCGATCAATGGGAGCGAAGAGGAGGTGGCGGTTTTGAGGGAGAAGATGGAGGAGGAGAAGGCAAAGACGACGAAGGAGAAGAAGACCAAGAAGGTAAAAAATGGTGGTGGTGTTAATGGCGATGATTTGGAAGGGTCGAGGTTGAGTGGTACCAAGCATGGCATTGATGTTAAGGCTGTCGAAAAGGCTTCTGCTAAAGTTGAAGCTAATAATAATGGTAAAGTTAGTTTGAAGGGAGTGAATGATGCTTCTGCCGCTGCTGCAAAGCGTTTCAAGGCTTCTGATTTGGCACCCGCCAATGCCACAAAGGAGGTGTATGCCTCCATTTTCACTTCGTCCAAGAAGTCTGATTTCAAAGAAACTTATACCTGTAGATCTCTCCCCCTTGGTAGAAACTAGAAACTGATTATCTGGTATTAGTGGTGTACAATTATCTCCACTGTTCTGATTTTGGTGTTCTTAATTCTGCTTTGAGGTTACAGAAAATGTTGGCTTTTGATATCTCACATCATATGAACAGAGGCAGCAGATATTCATTGATCATTgaagttacttttttttttctaagtctGACTGTAAAAAATAATGTTTATGGAATGGAAATGTTCTGCTGTGTATTATTAGTTATCTTCATTCTCTGTTGTTAAGTTGAGCAAAATTAAACAGGTTCCATCCCTCCATTTTTGCTGTCTACATGCTATAGTAAACCTTTAATATTGATCTGAGAGCATGACACATATCAAAGTTCTGTTTACTTTCTCTACTCCACAAAATATGTGCTGGTACTACCATTTTTATCCCTTGTTAATGATCAATATAATTCTTATCATTTGTGCTTGTCAGTACAATGAACGACAATGTTTAAGATCCTGTATTTGGATATTTCCATTGGTATTATCATTAGTTCATCACTGAGGGAGGTACTTTGACAGTTTGACTGCTAATAACCATgtttgtttatttactttttagtaaACAACCAAACGTTTGTGTGCAAATATGAAGGAACATCTGTTTCTTTCAAGAAGTCGAAATCATATGTTGACTTCGTTTTACGATATTTAACTAGCATTCACTCCTTTTGTTGCTGAAATAAGAGTTGTTGACTTGTTGATATAGAATCTTAGAAGTTGTAAAATGCATCAACACGTCTGAGTAATACAAGcggaattaaaattgaattttgaagaaaCAATAGTATGTATATATCATCTAGAGCTTCCTTCAAATAGATCAACTTTTTACAGAACTGTGCTAGCAATGACCATTGAtcaatcaaattttgaatttgggACAAAAAAGGGGGTCATATTTAAACATCCCctcccaaaaaataaaaaagaaaaatataaaacaacaGAATAAATGTAACAAACATACTTTTCATTTTAATGAACTAAGCAACAGTATTCTAAATGATAGCAAGCGAGGTGTGCTAGGCAAATAAATGTTCACTCCAAAGTAGTAAATCAATTTGAAAGTAGAGTTATATTAAAGGGCTGGTTATTCGGTTCACTCAGTCGCAACTTCTGTTTCAGCTTGCTTGTTATCAACTTCTATTTTAGTTCTCTTGTCATCATCTACTTCTATTTCAGCTCTCGTGTCAGCAACTTCTGATTCAATTTTATTAGCTCGCTCATCACCTATTTCGGTTTTCTCAGTTCTCTTGTCCTCAACCTTTATTTCTGTCTTCCCATTATCAGTGATCGCTTCCTCATCAACAAGACGCAGATCAGGATAATTTCTATGGTTCAATGAATGCAACCAGAGAGCCACAGTTCCATCCTTCTGTTCCGTAGAAGCAATATGAGAATATATGTACTTCATTTTGAAATCCTCAGCTTCTTTCTCGTATGCCTTCATTGACAATTCCTCATGGCTATCTTTCCATTTCTGGTTGTATGAAGCAAAGAAGCACTCATCCAAATATAGTCCTACCTCAGGGGCAGTAGGCACATTAATGTTAACATCCCTGCATTTTTTTGTTTGGAGGTCAAAAAAATAAAGTTAGATGAGCATCACCCtgtatatcaaatcaaatttgaataTAACACAAACTACAAAGGTAATTACTCACTTCTGCAAAGCTTTATTGATAAGAGATTCTGGTGCACAATTTCTCATGATTGCCACTGCAAGCCCAACCATCTTCCGTATTTGATGAAGCATGAAGCTCTGTCCAACAATCTCACACTTTACAAATTCCATGCCCTCAACGACAACAGTAGTCTTTGCCTCAAATGAAATAATGAAACGTCGGGCAGCAGGGTCCTCAGCTTTTGTTCTAGTGGTGAAGTTGTGGAAGTTGTGAGTACCTACATAGTACTTCAAGATCCTATTAAatctctctttctcctcctcaccGTAATTGAATCCGCTTCCTTTGGTAGGCCTATCCTCTCCATTAACTTTCTCTTCCTCCACTATGGCTGTGTTCACTGATCCACCATTCACAGGGGTATCCGCATCTTGAACAGGAACCATAGTTTCAAGATCGGTTTTGGAGTTCACATTGTCAACTAAAACCTTAACCTCATTACTGGATTCCTCAGTTTTAGAGTTCAAATTGTCAACTACAACCTTATCCTCATGACCAGATTCTTCATTTAAACATTTACCTTCACCTTTGCTCAAAGATACATCAATATCCTCTGTCAGTCCAGCATTAACCTTATCATCTTTTCTGAATGAATCCACATCCATAGCTTCTTGTGTTAGATTGTGCTTTGCattaccaacaagccctaccACCTTACGACCTCTCTCAGAACACTCCAAACATTTAACAAGCTCATTTCCGGATCCCAAACTAGCTAGGACGGTCTCTCTATCCCGATGACAAGATGGATCAAGAGCAAACACAGGAATGAGATAGACATACCTCCTGCGGTCACAGAACTTCTTGGCATTAAAAGATGCTGTTACACGCTTGTAACCAAAGATCCGtatctgatctggaagatttgaATTAAGGCGATCAACAAGACCAGGGGGATCAATATAGAACCTGCCTGAAACAACCTGACCAACAGCACTGACTCCCTTATCTGTTCTAGCTGAGCGAGCCCAGTCATACCGTTTAGCAATTCCACGATCCTGTTCAGGGACAGCTCCAGACACATACAAGGCTTCTTCCATGTCACCTTCAATGGTCTTGGCCCCGGGGTTTTTCTGCATACCCTGATAGCCAACGCCACAATAAGCAAAGAATATAGCAATCTTTCGACGCTTGTACCTTTTCTTGGTGCCTGTGGCAGTTATGCATTCTTCATCATCAGAAGTACTGGTGGACATCTTCTGCTTCTTCGGCTCTGGCTCTTCCGTAACAACTAGTGCTGGAGGTGGTGGCAGGGATGAACTTGTTAGAGATGTATCTgagttttccattttttttttagaactgaTAAGAATTTGGGCAGCAGAAGGCAATGTTTAAAACCCAAAATGTTCAACAACCTGGAAAAGAGTTGGCAGGCCGGTGAACATCTATGGCCAAACCAATGACATCCTCATGATGCCACAAACCTATATACAGCAGTTATAGCCAATACATACAGAAATGAACAAAACCTAAGCTACATTAGCATTCTTTCACAACATTTCCAGTTTTTCGTGGTTCCTCATGAGCTCTTAAGttcaaagaaaaaacaaaaattgagtCACCAAGCAGAAGCACCTACTATTTGCCTTATTTTATCGATTTGTTTTAGCATGTTCATTTTAACGTCAGTTTGAATTGACGATTAACACCCAGAAAAACAGCACAGAGCAGCCATTTGAAGCTAATCTAAAAAGGCAAAATAGTTCACCATTCATGGGACACACACAGTCACaaacacaaatcaaataatcaaatAACCTAAATGAAATTTCTGCTAATACTCCAAAAACAAAACTACCGAGAAGAAGCATTACCAGAAAAGAAGCAAGAGGGGAAACAGCGAAAACAGAGGCCACGATGCACGCTGAGAGAACGTTAAACCCTGATTTTGAGCATACAGACAGACAGTTACAGCCTCAGGAACCAGCGCGCTTCTACTTCTCTTTCAATTTGGGCTGGGCCCATTCTATTTTTCTGTGTACTAGTTtgggtttttgttttgtttggaaGAATTTGTCATCTTGGGCTCAAAAGGcccaaataataaaatgaaactcGCATTAGGGGTATATTTGGAAAAGAAGTAAAAAAGCCTCCTATTTATGTTTTAGGGTTACAGCATGTGAGGCAGAGTTAGGGTTTTTCGATCCGCACTCCATTTCAGAAGGAGATTGCTTTAATCTCTTTGATGCTCTCCAAGAACTCTAATCTCTCTCAGTTTATCATAcccaaaataagaaagaaataaaaagaaaaaaaggaaaatgttTCTTcgtctctctctatctctctctctcactctcggtCGGTCGCTGAGTTGATTAGTTTCCCTTTCAgttccaatttcaattcaattcaatgatCCATTTCCATTCATTCATTCTTTCGCTTTCTGGCTCTCTCTT is a window from the Arachis hypogaea cultivar Tifrunner chromosome 1, arahy.Tifrunner.gnm2.J5K5, whole genome shotgun sequence genome containing:
- the LOC112700580 gene encoding uncharacterized protein → MHPKSHQFFVQLPELQIPSQSVTVSSAATHNEIHSLSHLKRSLLPKSQYSSFFYFTLNGKTLPDETLLSSSQIPPFSNLLLRSRLLGGGGDGGATGAESRDCYLNMYAVKKPDKVDPNEQRLSKWLNCALSNEPLTEPCVIDKLGNIFNKESLVEALIGKKLPKEFGHIKGLKDMIKVHLSVIPGVGNMGSGARFQCPVAGLEFNGKYKFFALRNCGHVLSAKALKEVKSSTCLVCHSEFREGDKIPINGSEEEVAVLREKMEEEKAKTTKEKKTKKVKNGGGVNGDDLEGSRLSGTKHGIDVKAVEKASAKVEANNNGKVSLKGVNDASAAAAKRFKASDLAPANATKEVYASIFTSSKKSDFKETYTCRSLPLGRN
- the LOC112700544 gene encoding uncharacterized protein isoform X1, producing MENSDTSLTSSSLPPPPALVVTEEPEPKKQKMSTSTSDDEECITATGTKKRYKRRKIAIFFAYCGVGYQGMQKNPGAKTIEGDMEEALYVSGAVPEQDRGIAKRYDWARSARTDKGVSAVGQVVSGRFYIDPPGLVDRLNSNLPDQIRIFGYKRVTASFNAKKFCDRRRYVYLIPVFALDPSCHRDRETVLASLGSGNELVKCLECSERGRKVVGLVGNAKHNLTQEAMDVDSFRKDDKVNAGLTEDIDVSLSKGEGKCLNEESGHEDKVVVDNLNSKTEESSNEVKVLVDNVNSKTDLETMVPVQDADTPVNGGSVNTAIVEEEKVNGEDRPTKGSGFNYGEEEKERFNRILKYYVGTHNFHNFTTRTKAEDPAARRFIISFEAKTTVVVEGMEFVKCEIVGQSFMLHQIRKMVGLAVAIMRNCAPESLINKALQKDVNINVPTAPEVGLYLDECFFASYNQKWKDSHEELSMKAYEKEAEDFKMKYIYSHIASTEQKDGTVALWLHSLNHRNYPDLRLVDEEAITDNGKTEIKVEDKRTEKTEIGDERANKIESEVADTRAEIEVDDDKRTKIEVDNKQAETEVATE
- the LOC112700544 gene encoding uncharacterized protein isoform X2, producing MSTSTSDDEECITATGTKKRYKRRKIAIFFAYCGVGYQGMQKNPGAKTIEGDMEEALYVSGAVPEQDRGIAKRYDWARSARTDKGVSAVGQVVSGRFYIDPPGLVDRLNSNLPDQIRIFGYKRVTASFNAKKFCDRRRYVYLIPVFALDPSCHRDRETVLASLGSGNELVKCLECSERGRKVVGLVGNAKHNLTQEAMDVDSFRKDDKVNAGLTEDIDVSLSKGEGKCLNEESGHEDKVVVDNLNSKTEESSNEVKVLVDNVNSKTDLETMVPVQDADTPVNGGSVNTAIVEEEKVNGEDRPTKGSGFNYGEEEKERFNRILKYYVGTHNFHNFTTRTKAEDPAARRFIISFEAKTTVVVEGMEFVKCEIVGQSFMLHQIRKMVGLAVAIMRNCAPESLINKALQKDVNINVPTAPEVGLYLDECFFASYNQKWKDSHEELSMKAYEKEAEDFKMKYIYSHIASTEQKDGTVALWLHSLNHRNYPDLRLVDEEAITDNGKTEIKVEDKRTEKTEIGDERANKIESEVADTRAEIEVDDDKRTKIEVDNKQAETEVATE